A stretch of Nonomuraea africana DNA encodes these proteins:
- a CDS encoding PIN domain nuclease, which translates to MDTDLMERFVLDSGALIQLERGNGKMIELLAQVIEGTIVVTIPRTVLAEVWRGGPRQARLAALLKLADAEPANRVVIDELTRQRAKEIGKKIGSCGHDDIVDVNVALCGRNPSSGQVDRTIVTADKADLIRVDPELRHAISVI; encoded by the coding sequence ATGGACACCGACCTCATGGAGCGGTTCGTGCTCGACTCGGGCGCGCTCATCCAGCTCGAACGCGGCAACGGCAAGATGATCGAGCTCCTCGCCCAGGTGATCGAGGGCACGATCGTCGTGACCATCCCCCGCACGGTGCTGGCCGAAGTGTGGCGGGGCGGCCCACGTCAGGCCAGGCTGGCCGCACTGCTCAAGCTCGCCGACGCCGAACCCGCCAACCGCGTCGTCATCGACGAGCTGACCCGTCAGCGGGCGAAGGAGATCGGCAAGAAGATCGGCTCATGCGGCCACGACGACATCGTCGACGTCAACGTGGCCCTGTGCGGCAGGAACCCGTCGAGCGGGCAAGTCGACCGCACGATCGTCACCGCCGACAAAGCCGACCTGATCCGGGTCGACCCCGAGCTCAGGCACGCCATCTCCGTCATCTGA
- the thiD gene encoding bifunctional hydroxymethylpyrimidine kinase/phosphomethylpyrimidine kinase, which produces MDDMTASTPPRVLTVAGSDSGGGAGIQADLKTMLALGVHGMSVIAAVTAQNSLGVQGYWELPPEAVRAQLDSVLSDIGAQAIKTGMLASPVLVETVAEALAAAGAPVVVDPVGVSKHGDSLLAPEAVDTLKTRLLPVATVVTPNLWEVEQLTSIKVEDESGLRAAADAVLALGPRWALIKGGHLPGEPVDLLTDGSAEYRFTAPRHDNRHTHGTGCTLASAIASYLALGEDVPAAVGKAKEYVTGAIAHGFPLGDGIGPVDHAWRWR; this is translated from the coding sequence ATGGACGACATGACCGCTTCGACCCCTCCGCGCGTGCTCACCGTCGCCGGTTCCGACTCCGGCGGCGGCGCGGGAATCCAGGCCGACCTGAAGACGATGCTGGCGCTCGGTGTGCACGGCATGAGCGTGATCGCCGCCGTGACGGCCCAGAACTCCCTGGGCGTCCAGGGGTACTGGGAACTGCCGCCCGAGGCGGTGCGGGCCCAGCTCGACTCGGTGCTGAGCGACATCGGCGCGCAGGCCATCAAGACGGGCATGCTGGCCTCGCCGGTCCTGGTGGAGACGGTCGCCGAGGCGCTGGCCGCCGCGGGGGCCCCGGTCGTGGTCGACCCCGTCGGTGTGTCCAAGCACGGTGACTCGCTGCTCGCGCCCGAGGCCGTCGACACGCTGAAGACGCGGCTGCTGCCCGTCGCCACGGTCGTCACCCCCAACCTGTGGGAGGTGGAGCAGCTCACCTCGATCAAGGTGGAGGACGAGAGCGGCCTGCGCGCGGCCGCCGACGCGGTGCTGGCCCTCGGCCCGCGGTGGGCCCTCATCAAGGGCGGCCACCTGCCGGGCGAGCCGGTCGACCTCCTGACGGACGGCAGCGCGGAGTACCGCTTCACCGCGCCCCGGCACGACAACCGCCACACCCACGGCACGGGGTGCACCTTGGCCTCGGCGATCGCGTCATATCTGGCACTGGGCGAGGACGTGCCCGCGGCGGTGGGCAAGGCCAAGGAGTACGTCACGGGCGCCATCGCCCACGGCTTCCCCCTGGGCGACGGCATCGGCCCGGTGGACCACGCGTGGAGGTGGCGGTAG